tcattttgcttttaaatctaAATTATACTTAATGTAAAGACAAacactaaatatttttatactgttTATATTATTAGATTCATtcctatatacaaataaatacactCAACTTATAACTCATAAGTTATTTATGTTTTGTAGCAGTACAAAACTATTTTATATCACATACTATCAAATAatggctaataataataacaaatggtTCATTTGTGTTTGTAGATGTTTGTTGTCAAATCAACAAGaattcattgtaaaaaaaaataggctttgGTCACTTTAAGAGGGAATATTTTAATCAATGTAGAAGAAGTGTTGTCATTAAGGTATTGAGTATctgttttttgcatttaatttatttgtttatatgtttttggCACTGCAGCTCCACTGGTAAAATACAACACATGTCCTAAAAAATGAATTACTAAATACTAGTAATCcaccataaatattttatagggtttttttttaggaTAGTCTCCTAAATTGAAAGAGTACACAGTAATTTTAGGGCCAAGGTATAGAatagaactatataaaatcccATTAATTTGAActtgaataattttgaatttgtggTAATTTTAATGTAAATTGATTTGAAATTTATAACAGGCAAAttcatgaggagaaaaaaattgcagtTCATTCTTAATaagatacattaaaaaatacCATTTACATCTAAACAATTGACATATCTAGAAAAACCATCTCTTATATAATCATTAAAGTAAGAATCCCTAGTGTATCCCAGATAGTTAGTCTCATTTTGTTAGTCTCATTCAAGTATGTCCTTGCTAGAATTAGAACTCTAGTTTGGTTCAGATATTCATTTTAATTGACCATCTTAAGCATATCTACATAAGGAggagggaatttttttcttctttatgctgGTTGCATTTTCTCTCTGcccttttattttctcccaagtGTTATATTAATTTAGGGGCTTTCTTtgtcatatgtatataaaataacttaGGCTATCCTGAATAACAAAAATTCAGTCTTTTGTATTTTACTGTTTTAAAATTGgacatctttaaaatgatttttaatctttaacaagtaaaatatttgagaaagctaaagattttaaaacataaaactttTTCTCTTGTTCACTTAAAATTCAATGTAGtgcattttaaagatattatttcttGCATACATATTGTAAcagattcctttcttttctttttctagagtaAATGTGTTTAATGGACTTGCCAATAACAACAATATGGATGAATCAAAGATGAATACCGAGATTACTGGTGCTAAAGAAGAACTTCTAAATGATACCAATTTCATCTCTGAGAAGAGTGGTGTTCTTAAACCACAAGAGTGTCAAAtgtcatttcagaaaaacaatTCATTGACTCTGTCTGAAGAGCTATCCAGGGACAGATCTGAAAAAGCCTTAAGCGGAGGCCAGTCTACCCTATTTATCCATGCTGGTGCTCCTACTGTTTCTAGTGAAAAGTTTATCTTGCCTAAAGGAACTGCTGTTAATGGACCAGTTTCACACTCCTTAACTAAGACTTCCATCATGAGTAAAGGCAGCCTTTCATTAACCACTGGACAGCCCATGAGTCAGCAAACAACAGATTCCTGTTCTTTGAAAGTGTCACATGATCCCCAGCTATCCACAAAAGCTACACCACAAAATTCAAGTCAACaccaagttttatttttgttacctGATGCAGCACAGACTAAAAATCCCATCCATTCCATTAAGAAACCTACCTCTGCTTCACTTGGTTGTGATAAACAAAAATCAGTAGGGAGTGGTGTGAAGTCAGATAGCACTTTAATAAATCAAGTAGAGGGGTGTGAGGAGAGTGAGAATTTATTAGCAAAGGACGATTGTGTCAAAACATTAACAGGTATTTCCTCAGGTACAGATGATTTCAGATCAGGAAATGATGCAAACTGGGATCCACAAAAAGAGTTTATCCAGTTTCTTATGACAAAtgatgaaacaattgaaaagtcTCCAGTGCATTGTAAAGTAGGgctagagaaaaagagaaaaagaaaaatggatgtaAGCAAGATAACTCGCTATACTGAGGATTGTTTTAGTGAATCAAATTATATGACCACTAAATCAGAACTCGTAAATGTAGAATTTCTAGAGCAAAGTGAAGAATTGCAAAGTAGAGAACCCCTTTCAAAAGTGAAGCCCGAGTCAGTAGATGAAGACTTAGATGATGTGGATGCTATTCAACAGCTGATTTATAGCCCAGATAAATGTGGAGGAGGGAGTTCACCTGTTCATACAAGCACTTTTCTTTcaagtactttaaaaaagaaatgtgaagagAGTGACTTAGAGTCACCTGCTACTTTCAGCCCCGAAGAGCCATCCTTTTACCCCTGTACAAAGTGCAATGTGAATTTTAGGGAGAAGAAGCACCTCCACAGACATATGATGTATCATTTAGATGGGAATAGTCACTTCCGTCACCTTAATGTTCCACGGCCATATGCTTGTAGAGAATGTGGACGAACATTTCGTGATCGAAATTCACTCCTTAAGCATATGATTATTCACCAAGAAAGAAGGCAGAAATTGATGGAGGAAATACGTGAGTTAAAAGAATTACAAGATGAAGGGAGGAGTGCACGGTTACAGTGCCCACAGTGTGTGTTTGGCACCAATTGTCCCAAAACTTTTGTGCAGCATGCTAAAACccatgaaaaagataaaaggtaTTACTGCTGTGAGGAGTGTAACTTTATGGCAGTGACTGAAAATGAATTGGAGTGCCACCGAGGGATTGCTCATGGAGCAGTAGTGAAATGTTCGATGATAAATTCTGATCTAAAtcagagaaaaacacaaaaaaagacttCCTTGAAAGACCCTTTGACAGAATCATCCAAAAAACCAGCCACGTACATGTGTAAGTTGTGTGCTTTTACTACAtctgctagaaatattttaaaaaagcatatggAATATTTGCATCCATCATCATGCATTGATCCATTTGGGAGGCCAATACGATTGGAAAAAAAGGGGGACATTCTTGAAGAACCTTTAGATTTTGTTAGAACTAAGTCACTAGTTAAGGAACAGACATCCACATTTCCAAAGAACTCTGTTTTAAAACAAGATGTAAAAAGAACATTTGCATCAGCATCTCAGTCGAGTAGTTTTTCAAAACTCCATAAGAGGACACATAGAATACAAAAAGCTCGGAAAAGTGTCTCCCAGGCAGGTGTAAATGTGTGCAATCAAAATAATTCTCCTCATAAGACTGTTATGACTAAAAACAGCATTGACCAAAAACCTAAATATTTCCACCAGACAGGGAAACAAAAATCTAGTGTCAAAACAAATAGTAGCTATTTATATAGacacaaatatgaaaattatagaaTGATTAAAAAGGCAAGTGATCCATATCCTTtgcatttaaaaaaggaagaggcCAGTTCTCTGCATGCGTTTTCATCATCAGATAGTTCCCCCAACAATTGTTTTATTATGGATTCTCATAATCTTGATCCAAAAAGTCCTGAAGATTTCAAAGACTATAGGCGTGTAGCTGTAAAAAGAGTAGTAAATGAATCTAAGATGGACAGTTCTGTTGCAGGAGAGGATCTAGACTGCTATCCAGATTTTTTGCATAAAATGACTGTTGTTGTTTTGCAAAAGTTAAATTCTGCTGAAAAAAAAGATAGCTACGAAACAGAAGATGACAGTTCATGGGATAATGTTGAACTGTGTGACTACACTACACAATCTATGGAAGATGAATCTTACAATGATGTTAATAGGGAAAATGTAAGCTTGTTCccactctttaaaaataaagtagaggGTCAAGAAGCTGGAGAAAATCTTAGTTTTGACCAAAATGATggcttttattttgaatattatgaAGATGCTGAAACTAGCAACTACTTACATGAGATACATGATCCTCAACATTTAGAAAATGCAGAAACATCGTTGCCAAAGCATAACTCCATTTTCCATTGGACTGATTTGTCTCTAGAGAAAAAAACTTGTCCATACTGTCCAGCAACATTTGAAACGGGTGTTGGGTTGTCCAATCATGTCCGTGGACATCTCCATAGAGCAGGGTTAAGCTATGAAGCCAGACATGTTGTTTCTCCAGAGCAAATAGCCACAAGTGATAAAATGCAACACTTCAAAAGGACGGGCACAGGAACACCTGTGAAACGAGTTAGAAAAGGTGAGCGTTGGTGTGGGTGGGCAGAAATTGCTGGTATGTGGAGTACATGGTCACATTTAATGAATAGGAAAagattttgctttgcttttgtttctgtttctatttatGGGAGCATGCATATCCTGTTTTCCAGAGTAATTGATTTTAGGGTAAATAGACTAGCAATCTAAAAAAGTCTTTGAcacattacatttttttcccctctagctATAGAGAAGTCTGAATCTGCTTCTGAGCACACTTGTCAGCTCTGTGGTGGTTGGTTTGATACTAAAATTGGGTTATCAAATCATGTGAGAGGACACCTGAAAAGACTTGGAAAAACTAAATGGGATGCTCATAAATCTCCAATCTGTGTTCTTAATGAgatgatgcaaaatgaagaaaaatatgcaaaaattttaaaggcGTTGAACAGTCGCCGTATTATTCCCAGACCATTTGTAGCTCAGAAACTTGCATCCAGTGATGACTTTTTATCTGAAAATGTTATACCTCTTGAAGCATACCGTAATGGCCTAAAGACTGAAGCTGTATCAGTGTCAACATCAGGGGAAGAAGGGCTCAGTTTCCTAAGTGAATCTGATGAAACAAAAGTAGAACTGCCCAGTGggaaaaaaagtcagtctcttaCACTGATAGaacttctgaaaaataaaaggttgggagaagaaaggaatccTGATATTTCTCCTCAAAAGATCCATAATCAAACTGCAAGAAAAAGATTTGTTCAAAAATGTGTTCTTCCATTAGATGATGATGGTCCATTGATGTATCAACCACAAAAAATGGATTTGACTGTGCAGACAGGTAAGAGGAAGCTTAtaattaaatgtatatttaaaaaaaaaccaaacttataAATGTTTGCTAGGATATGTAGAATAAAAAAGGACCCTCATTTCTATCAAAATCTCTTTTTTGAAAAGCACTACTGAGCGAATAATTATGAAGCATAATTATCTTCTGTGATATTTGAAACAAATTAATGCCCATCAGCATTGAATTCTGTTTGTGGACCTAATCTTTTTGAgaacaaaatattttgtcttGCATTAAAATACTTTGAACAGTTGAAGGGATGGTATTAAGGATGAAAAGGTATTGGGATGGTGCAAAACCAATATTTTACCCAAAAGACATTTGTGTGACATTATTATTGCTCATATTATCAAGATTATATCATTCAGGTCATCGCTGATCTTTTGTTCTCATTatgcaaaggaaaaaatccacataccttttaaaaattgaatgagtTAATGTCTAAGGTATACTTTGctatttcaaaatcaaaatatgtTTCATCAATTTTTGGTTCTAGACCTTACATTAGTGTTGTAATATAGGACAGATGGCCTTGCTTAGTATGTCCATTAGTTGTTTGTTCCTTCTTTCAgagtattttgtatattttggcAAATGACAACTGAAGATAAATCAGCCTTTTGGGGAGAATTTATTTTCATAACTTGGGCTGTGAAAGTTATTCTAGATCATAGTTTGAATATATTAGATTTCATATAGAATTaagtaatattgaaagtaagtGGAGTACTAAAAAGAATGTCACTAATATAATTTAGTCCTTGAATTGCTGCAAAATATAATGTTGAATTGTTTGCCTGGAGCAGAAATTGAGTTACTTAAAGTAAACATAGACCTTGTGTTTTAAAAGTTGGTTGCTatctaatagatttttaatttaattaggtTTGATAGTCTCGTAACACAATATAGTGGATATTTGCTTTATTCATTGATTATTGACCCTCAGGTAACTTACTTTCTGAAAAgggggattttgtttttctcttttttgatattACAATCAAGTTGCTTGAAACCAATTAAAGTATTTTGGTAGAGAAAGGATTGTCTGATAATTTAGTAGTTTCCTATTGtttcatcatcttttttcttgTCATAACTGAGATACtaacttctttttcatttatttagcataaggattttaacaacaacaaaaaaaaactccctaAAACTTTAAATCATTAACTTCCATTATTGATTGTGTATCTAGGGTAATGAACATAAAATACTCTGAATAAAATGTTGTGTCTAACAGCTGTTCAGTGGTGTGTTTTACCACCTTTTCTTCCAGCCTTCATCAGAAGCCTAATTTAGTATTGAGCCTTTTACAGTTTTGTGGGTAAAACACTTTAATTACCACTTTGTCAACTAgacttttaaattctctttattGGTAATGTTGTAAGCTTTGAAACTTCTCAACAGAACTATGCTATTCACATCACAAGATTGTATTTTAGGTTTAGGGAATGATCTGTATAACATAGAAATCTGAAGGAAAGTGATAATAGGTGTTAAATTCAGAGGAGCTGAGAGGTTCAAGGCTCTTCCCTTTTTGAAAGAACATGGGCTGGCTCTAAATACTTGTTCAAGAGCTCATTATGGCTAACATACCCCACCCCCTTCCCAGTTCAATTAAGCTAATGCAATAATCGTTTTTCATTGTATCTTGGATTTAGAGGTGTCAGGAGTCTCAGAAGTTATGTAATTCCTTTAGGAATCAAAAAATCAGAGTTTAGGTGACTCTCCAAGGTAATATAGGAAAGTAGGTGAAAAAGTAAGGATTTCAGCAGTTTTCTCTGTTGCTGCCTCTTAGGTCTAGAGATTGATCTCTTTATTTCTGCCCTATTCTTTAGGATATACACACAGGTTTTGAAGTGCATTCAAATTGTTCTTACCAAAACATTACTAATAATATTGTGAgatcaaaaatcttttttgtatcattaatatattttacattgttCATTTCACCTTTATCTTATCCTTTGaaattttctctcttgttttataatatatattttatgtatggtTTATAATACGGCTTATAATATACATAGTATGTTAATACAcatgcatttattttcttaaagttaTATAATCTAAGAATTTTGAAGAGCACTGATCTTGTCTTTTCTtgtccttttctgttttccctctTATCTTTTTGAATCATTGCTTACTATTTTTCTCTACTTAACTTTGCACACTTACTCCTAAGTCTCAGACTCAGGAGTGTGTTCTTGTTAAGTAGGCAAGTTATTTCTTCTGCCTCATTACCTTATTTGGTTCTCAGATGAGTATTATGTGTTTTCTTTAGTATTGGGGGAGgacttttaaatagtatttttaaaaaaggaattacaGTAATAAAAGAGCAGAAACTAGAAACTCCACTCTGGGGAAGTTTATCTGAATGGGTTCTTTTTACTGTGATATAAAAGTAGTTTTGAATTCTTAAGGGACATTGAGATGTAGTTGAGAAATACTCTGGTGAAGCTGGGAACTTAATAAAAGACTAAGAAAGGACTTAAGAATCTGTATTAGGTTAGGGTATAAGTGAAGTCAGTGAGTTACTTCTCTTTTAATGACTGAAGCATTTCCTCTAAATGTGGAGGGCATGACTCAAAAGCTATTAAATCTCAATATTTCTTAGGGCTAGTTTGACAGGAAGGcttattgtgattttttaaaaagtcatctttTCAGTGGAAAGTCTAGTAAGACTTAGTCAAGAGATTTGGTAGGCCTAGTTCTGTCACTAATTCATTATGCCTCTGGTAAGACAGTTAAACTTTTTGGGATTTGGCttctttgggggggggtgttAAATTTATTAGGTTATACTAAATCATCTGTAAGATTCTTTTTAGCTCTTAGtctttaattttatatctttcatgAACCTTGAAAGACTTCAGTTACAAAATGTACTCTGCCAGTTAGCTATTTGACAATGGGCAgctggttatatatatatatagcctctCTAGTTAATCCATTTTCTTACATCTTAAAAAGGAGAAGACTGAACTAGATTATCTGCAATGTAtgtttcaactctaaatctatgatccatttAAGAAATAAGACTTAAGATTGAAGAAATATTGGTGGAGTTAGATATTTAGAAATCATAGTATAATTAATCCAGTATAAATGATACTTCCTTAGTTGTTTCTATATTTTAGTAAGAGAGGAGGGATGGAAAAATCTGGAGGGAATTGAGGGCTTATAACAGCCAGCCTTGCtgcagaaagaaaagggagacagAAACTGTAGAGGCTGTGAATCTTTATAGATTTCTAGTTTTGCTAGTCTTAACTGATTTATCTacaatttaaatgtatttttagcatatgaatatttatatatttagacatATGGTTCTATAATGCATGAAATTTTATTGTAAATTGAGATTTATTATTAAAGAACCATTTTCCTCCAGAATATTCATTAATTAGGATTTAATTGCAAATTTAAAAGCAAAGAGAATGTTACAATTAATTTAAATCACTCTTGTTTTAGATTTTCTAATAGAgtaaatatgatataataatataatactttgattaaattattaaatagggTTCTTGGCTCTCTTACATAATTGAATAAGCTAGACTTCTTTTTTGGCTTATTTTAAGTTAGTCATatcaagcattattttttttttttttaagtacccagtctaaattctggggatataaagaaaagcaaaaaaagactttcaaggaatttatggCAGAAACAATGTACCTTGAAACATTGTACAGCCAAGATATTGTAATATATATgttgcacatatatacatatcgtcataaatttgaattaatcttgttaaatatgtttaactccttgtgatcccatttttttttttttttttttttttttttgggcaaagatactagaatggtttgccatttctttcctcagttcattttacacatgaagaaattgaggcaaatagatttaAATTGCGAaatgtcatatagctagtaagtatctgaagccagatttgaatttgggaagatgaatcttctttaCTCCAGGTCAACTATTCTATTGTGCTGTCTATCTTCCCCAGAGGCAATCTTAAGAGGGAAAACAgatgaaaaattattgataaCATTAAGTTCATAATGACCTTATTgttcatattaaaaatttaaataagtaaatattttgtttgaattttttataatttttaaacatgtttgaaaatttcttgactaaataatgttttctttggtTGACACAAGCAATACCAGAACTCCCTTAGATCAGTCATAAAATTTCCATgacatttaaaaatcacataaggCACATTTCAGTTCTGGAGCTTAGAAAATTCCTTCCAACTCCTATCACAGTttcacttaagaaaaaaatatgtaacgatgtttttaaaagcttattttgCTCCACTAtgattatcttttaaatttgacaTGACTCCTTCAGGTCTCATAATTTGTTAGGTTATATGCTTATTCTTAGAACACATAAGTCAGTTTGAAAGCTTCCTTTAGTTATGGTTTATTTTAATTGTTAGTACTAACTGAAAA
The Sminthopsis crassicaudata isolate SCR6 chromosome 4, ASM4859323v1, whole genome shotgun sequence genome window above contains:
- the ZNF644 gene encoding zinc finger protein 644 isoform X1, encoding MAAAAAEEAELVRHKEPGAGVRGRGRGSGGSGGGGGRGRGRGRGGRRSLRVNVFNGLANNNNMDESKMNTEITGAKEELLNDTNFISEKSGVLKPQECQMSFQKNNSLTLSEELSRDRSEKALSGGQSTLFIHAGAPTVSSEKFILPKGTAVNGPVSHSLTKTSIMSKGSLSLTTGQPMSQQTTDSCSLKVSHDPQLSTKATPQNSSQHQVLFLLPDAAQTKNPIHSIKKPTSASLGCDKQKSVGSGVKSDSTLINQVEGCEESENLLAKDDCVKTLTGISSGTDDFRSGNDANWDPQKEFIQFLMTNDETIEKSPVHCKVGLEKKRKRKMDVSKITRYTEDCFSESNYMTTKSELVNVEFLEQSEELQSREPLSKVKPESVDEDLDDVDAIQQLIYSPDKCGGGSSPVHTSTFLSSTLKKKCEESDLESPATFSPEEPSFYPCTKCNVNFREKKHLHRHMMYHLDGNSHFRHLNVPRPYACRECGRTFRDRNSLLKHMIIHQERRQKLMEEIRELKELQDEGRSARLQCPQCVFGTNCPKTFVQHAKTHEKDKRYYCCEECNFMAVTENELECHRGIAHGAVVKCSMINSDLNQRKTQKKTSLKDPLTESSKKPATYMCKLCAFTTSARNILKKHMEYLHPSSCIDPFGRPIRLEKKGDILEEPLDFVRTKSLVKEQTSTFPKNSVLKQDVKRTFASASQSSSFSKLHKRTHRIQKARKSVSQAGVNVCNQNNSPHKTVMTKNSIDQKPKYFHQTGKQKSSVKTNSSYLYRHKYENYRMIKKASDPYPLHLKKEEASSLHAFSSSDSSPNNCFIMDSHNLDPKSPEDFKDYRRVAVKRVVNESKMDSSVAGEDLDCYPDFLHKMTVVVLQKLNSAEKKDSYETEDDSSWDNVELCDYTTQSMEDESYNDVNRENVSLFPLFKNKVEGQEAGENLSFDQNDGFYFEYYEDAETSNYLHEIHDPQHLENAETSLPKHNSIFHWTDLSLEKKTCPYCPATFETGVGLSNHVRGHLHRAGLSYEARHVVSPEQIATSDKMQHFKRTGTGTPVKRVRKAIEKSESASEHTCQLCGGWFDTKIGLSNHVRGHLKRLGKTKWDAHKSPICVLNEMMQNEEKYAKILKALNSRRIIPRPFVAQKLASSDDFLSENVIPLEAYRNGLKTEAVSVSTSGEEGLSFLSESDETKVELPSGKKSQSLTLIELLKNKRLGEERNPDISPQKIHNQTARKRFVQKCVLPLDDDGPLMYQPQKMDLTVQTAIDSKQKKSRSRSGSKKKVLPLPHGADDIYILRCRFCGLVFRGPLSVQEDWIKHLQRHIVNANLPRTGAGMVEVPPLLKKPASITETSFSLLMAEAAS
- the ZNF644 gene encoding zinc finger protein 644 isoform X3, whose protein sequence is MDESKMNTEITGAKEELLNDTNFISEKSGVLKPQECQMSFQKNNSLTLSEELSRDRSEKALSGGQSTLFIHAGAPTVSSEKFILPKGTAVNGPVSHSLTKTSIMSKGSLSLTTGQPMSQQTTDSCSLKVSHDPQLSTKATPQNSSQHQVLFLLPDAAQTKNPIHSIKKPTSASLGCDKQKSVGSGVKSDSTLINQVEGCEESENLLAKDDCVKTLTGISSGTDDFRSGNDANWDPQKEFIQFLMTNDETIEKSPVHCKVGLEKKRKRKMDVSKITRYTEDCFSESNYMTTKSELVNVEFLEQSEELQSREPLSKVKPESVDEDLDDVDAIQQLIYSPDKCGGGSSPVHTSTFLSSTLKKKCEESDLESPATFSPEEPSFYPCTKCNVNFREKKHLHRHMMYHLDGNSHFRHLNVPRPYACRECGRTFRDRNSLLKHMIIHQERRQKLMEEIRELKELQDEGRSARLQCPQCVFGTNCPKTFVQHAKTHEKDKRYYCCEECNFMAVTENELECHRGIAHGAVVKCSMINSDLNQRKTQKKTSLKDPLTESSKKPATYMCKLCAFTTSARNILKKHMEYLHPSSCIDPFGRPIRLEKKGDILEEPLDFVRTKSLVKEQTSTFPKNSVLKQDVKRTFASASQSSSFSKLHKRTHRIQKARKSVSQAGVNVCNQNNSPHKTVMTKNSIDQKPKYFHQTGKQKSSVKTNSSYLYRHKYENYRMIKKASDPYPLHLKKEEASSLHAFSSSDSSPNNCFIMDSHNLDPKSPEDFKDYRRVAVKRVVNESKMDSSVAGEDLDCYPDFLHKMTVVVLQKLNSAEKKDSYETEDDSSWDNVELCDYTTQSMEDESYNDVNRENVSLFPLFKNKVEGQEAGENLSFDQNDGFYFEYYEDAETSNYLHEIHDPQHLENAETSLPKHNSIFHWTDLSLEKKTCPYCPATFETGVGLSNHVRGHLHRAGLSYEARHVVSPEQIATSDKMQHFKRTGTGTPVKRVRKAIDSKQKKSRSRSGSKKKVLPLPHGADDIYILRCRFCGLVFRGPLSVQEDWIKHLQRHIVNANLPRTGAGMVEVPPLLKKPASITETSFSLLMAEAAS
- the ZNF644 gene encoding zinc finger protein 644 isoform X2, yielding MDESKMNTEITGAKEELLNDTNFISEKSGVLKPQECQMSFQKNNSLTLSEELSRDRSEKALSGGQSTLFIHAGAPTVSSEKFILPKGTAVNGPVSHSLTKTSIMSKGSLSLTTGQPMSQQTTDSCSLKVSHDPQLSTKATPQNSSQHQVLFLLPDAAQTKNPIHSIKKPTSASLGCDKQKSVGSGVKSDSTLINQVEGCEESENLLAKDDCVKTLTGISSGTDDFRSGNDANWDPQKEFIQFLMTNDETIEKSPVHCKVGLEKKRKRKMDVSKITRYTEDCFSESNYMTTKSELVNVEFLEQSEELQSREPLSKVKPESVDEDLDDVDAIQQLIYSPDKCGGGSSPVHTSTFLSSTLKKKCEESDLESPATFSPEEPSFYPCTKCNVNFREKKHLHRHMMYHLDGNSHFRHLNVPRPYACRECGRTFRDRNSLLKHMIIHQERRQKLMEEIRELKELQDEGRSARLQCPQCVFGTNCPKTFVQHAKTHEKDKRYYCCEECNFMAVTENELECHRGIAHGAVVKCSMINSDLNQRKTQKKTSLKDPLTESSKKPATYMCKLCAFTTSARNILKKHMEYLHPSSCIDPFGRPIRLEKKGDILEEPLDFVRTKSLVKEQTSTFPKNSVLKQDVKRTFASASQSSSFSKLHKRTHRIQKARKSVSQAGVNVCNQNNSPHKTVMTKNSIDQKPKYFHQTGKQKSSVKTNSSYLYRHKYENYRMIKKASDPYPLHLKKEEASSLHAFSSSDSSPNNCFIMDSHNLDPKSPEDFKDYRRVAVKRVVNESKMDSSVAGEDLDCYPDFLHKMTVVVLQKLNSAEKKDSYETEDDSSWDNVELCDYTTQSMEDESYNDVNRENVSLFPLFKNKVEGQEAGENLSFDQNDGFYFEYYEDAETSNYLHEIHDPQHLENAETSLPKHNSIFHWTDLSLEKKTCPYCPATFETGVGLSNHVRGHLHRAGLSYEARHVVSPEQIATSDKMQHFKRTGTGTPVKRVRKAIEKSESASEHTCQLCGGWFDTKIGLSNHVRGHLKRLGKTKWDAHKSPICVLNEMMQNEEKYAKILKALNSRRIIPRPFVAQKLASSDDFLSENVIPLEAYRNGLKTEAVSVSTSGEEGLSFLSESDETKVELPSGKKSQSLTLIELLKNKRLGEERNPDISPQKIHNQTARKRFVQKCVLPLDDDGPLMYQPQKMDLTVQTAIDSKQKKSRSRSGSKKKVLPLPHGADDIYILRCRFCGLVFRGPLSVQEDWIKHLQRHIVNANLPRTGAGMVEVPPLLKKPASITETSFSLLMAEAAS